Below is a window of Sus scrofa isolate TJ Tabasco breed Duroc chromosome 3, Sscrofa11.1, whole genome shotgun sequence DNA.
CtatcaagaaaacaaactaatttaacattttcatgaTGGGCAaaatacaaagatttaaaaacaggAGTGTGCCAGGTCATACTGAAGCCTGAGGAGAATGgagaaatctttattatttttcatttttttggttttttagggctgcactggcggcatatgaaggttccaaggctaggggtctaatcggagctgtagccactagcctacaccacagttcacagcaacgccagatccttcacccactgagcaaggccagggaggggtcgaacctgcaacttcatggttcctagtcggattcgttaaccactgagccatgatgggaactccagaaatctttaATACTGGTCTTTTTATCTGACATGATATCATTTTGTTTACCCTAGGTCTTTATAAACCAATGTTGAGTTTTAAAAACACTGTACTggagtttccatccctggccccactcagtgggtcaaggatcctgcgttgcccatgagctgtgttgaaggtcgcagatgccgctctggatcctgagttgctgtggctgtggtgtaggccagcggattccagccctagcctgggaatttccatatgccccaggtgcggccctaaaaagacaaaaacaaaaagccgaaacaacaaaaaacctcctaAACCAACCAAAACACTATACTGAAATGTCATGTGTCCTGACTAGCGGGTTTTTGGcgctccttttttattttttttttggccatgcccgcagcatgcgAGAGTTCCTCTGCCAGTCGAACGCACGCCCAGCagcacccgagccacagcagtgacaatggcggAGTTCTTAACcgctagactaccagggaacccTTCGTAAATGCCGCGCCGGAGACCAGTGCCTCGCTCGCCTCCCAGGCCCAGTCGGAGCCTAGACCCTCGTTTACGCCCTGAGGCCGCTTCTGGAGGTCTCCGGGCCGCTGCCATCATCGGTACCCCAGAATCGGTCCTCTCCCTGACGCTGGGCTCCGGAGCGGGGGAAGAGGCCCCGACCCATGCGCACCTGGATCGGAAGGTCGCAGAGCAGCGGGTCCTGCACCACCATGGCCAGACCCTCTTGGAAAACGTCCACCGCCTCGGAGTGCGGCAGTgcctcttcctcatcctcctcGTCCTCCTGCGGCTCTGGCCGTCCCGAGGCCCCCGCCACCTCCAGGGCGCCTCGCAGCCCGCGGGTTCCGCCCCCACACCGCCTCTCGCGACCCGGGCCCGGGATTCCCGGGCTTCCCGCGGGGAAAGCCACCCACGGCCCGGCCTTTGGTCGAGGGGCGGGGCTACCGCCAGGACCAATGAGAAATGATGCTTTGGGAGCCAGCCTGCCGCAGTGCACACTGGGAGTGCGGAGCCGACGTGCCTACTGGTGGGCTGATTGCTGAGAGGCGGCCGCCGGGACCAATGGGGAGTTCGGGGCGCCCGGAAGCCCCCGGAGTCCACGGCCAGGGAGCTGCAGGGAGCGTAGGCTGGGCTGTCGTGATGCTGCTCTTCTGCCCAGGCTGCGGGAACGGGCTGATTGTGGAGGAGGGTCAGCGCTGCCACCGCTTCGCCTGCAACACCTGCCCCTATGTGCACAACATCACCCGCAAGGTGGGTCCGCGCCGGCCTCCCGGCACGCAGGGCCGCAGCCGTCGTTCTCGCGGAGCGCGCCAGGCCCTGACCCTCACCTCCCCTAGCTCCGTCCTCTGCTTGGGTTTCGCGTCCCAGCAGCCTCTTGCCCGCACCGCCAGCCTCTCGGAGGCGCCCCGGTCTTGCCCAAGGCGCTGCTTCCAGGGTCTGTGCAGGAGTTTTCTGTTCTAGTCGCTCTTCCCCTAGGGACTCACTCGTTCCTGTCACTCCTGCCTGTATTTACCTAAGGGATTGTTTATATAAATGCGGCCTTTCCGTTccctagttttatttttcatataggGCTCACTGCCTTCCagtatactttcttttctttctttctttttgtttgtttagtttttgttttggccgCGCCCCCGGCACcctggcatgcacaagttccttgTGCTGGGGACGTGGCTCGGATCGTCATTGTCGAAAAATGAGGCAcgtgaacacggggagatctcgacaaggctctttactgcTGCAGAAGGGCGCTGGGCACCCCAAAAAGTGCGCGTGCcccgaacaaaggaccctcccctgttTATCCCTAACACAGGGGATGTACCCTGTCCCCTTCCcgtgggtcaggtcagggtgcacgttcttcccagttggctaatttgaaacaaactgttactgggagaagagggaaggggggggggttgcaggaaggcatttcagcaaaatggagtcaccaagatttctTTTGCTTATGTCGCTTTCCACACctgcaaacctgcaccacagcagcgacagaaCCGGGACAGAACCAGGGcggtaacccgctgagccagcagggaactcccaagtgctaCTTTCTCCTTAGTATTTGTATAGATTTGTATAGTGTCCTGCCATGTGGCCGTGTTGTGGGAGTTTAGGGTCTGAAACGACGCGGAGGGTGGACTCTTACCTACCCCGACAGGTCAAGGACGGCTGGTAGAACCTGGCAAGTGCTTAGAAAGCTCTGCCCggagcctggggggggggggcggctccCCGGCTGAGATTGCCCTTCTTTGGCCTCAGTTCTCTGGGGCCTCGTCTCGGGCTACCCAGCCTTAGGGGGtgtgggagaagaggagggcCATACCCGAGCCATGCTTCTCTTGCTCCTCTTGCTTTGTCCAGTCCTTGCAGAGACCTTCTCTTGGGGCAGTCCAATCATGGGTCCTCTAAGTTCTGATGGAGCAGGGCCTCTGCCTGTCCAGTACCCCTCCCGTCCGGGTTGAAGggtggaagaagccagacacctGCGGGCAGGTGTGGTTAGGTGATCCTGGGGTGTGCGGTTCAGTCAGTTGGAGAGACTGAAGAGTGGCTGTTGTTTGTTAGGTAACGAATCGGAAGTACCCAAAGCTGAAAGAAGTGGATGACGTGCTTGGTGGAGCAGCTGCCTGGGAGAACGTCGACTCCACCGCAGGTGAGAGGGAGAGGCCTGTTCCCGGGCAGAGCTGTGGATGGTACGGGGCTGCTGACTCTGCCCCTCCGTGGCAGTCTGCTTGTGCTTCTGCGAAGAGgaagtctatattttcttccttaataatttcttagaaatttttatttattcatgtggtggtttttttggtttgtttgttttttgctttttagggccccacccacggcatatggaggttcccaggctaggggtctaatcagagctgcagccgctggcctccaccccagccacagcaaggccagatcctttacccactgagtgagaccagggattgaacccacaacctcatggttcctagtcggattcgtttccgctgcgccacaacaggaactccttccttgaTACTTTCTTTGTTCCAAAACCAGTGTCGGCACAAGCTTTGGAGCTGTTCAGACCTGATTTCGAATCTTGAGGTGGCTTACTGCCTTATGACCGTGACCTTTCTGGGctacctccacatgccacaagttccccggccagggacttgGTCCGCGCCGCAGCCGCAACCCAggccgctgcagtcggattcttcaGCCTCTGTGCCACACTGGGCATCCTTTTTGAAGTAACCGTGGGTCCCTTGTTTTTCTCACGCCAGAGCCGTGTCCCAAGTGTGAGCATCCTCGGGCCTATTTCATGCAGCTCCAGACCCGCTCTGCCGACGAGCCCATGACCACCTTCTACAAGTGCTGCAATGCTCAGTGTGGACACCGCTGGAGGGACTAGGGCCGGGTGGCCCCGCTGCCCAGCATCTGCTCACCTCATTCCCCAGGGCGGATTCCCAGCTGGAAGGGAACTGCGGGTTCTGAGCATCTTTGCCGGTGTGGCAGAAAGCCAGCCTTCTCAGAGTGGCCCGGCCGGGGGGCCAGGAGATGGCCCCCATCGCCCAGGCAGTGGATGAATTTGCTGACGTCCAGGGAGAACTTGTGTTTGGGGGCAGTGGCCACACCAAGTGCGTCTTATTTAGGGTCCTGTTATCCATCTTTCCCGTTTAGTGGGCAGTGAGCTTTCTCTCGCCACCAGCTGACGCtcgtaaacatttatttatatgttggCACACCCAAGAAAATGGGGCTTTGACTTAGAACACTAGCTGTCCTTAAGTATTTAGCTGTTAGTTGCAAACTCGGTGGATCAGCGTTTATTCtgaatatttacttaaaattaaaatccGATACCACCTTCTCAGGGTTTTAAATGCCTTAAGGTGGAGACGCCAAATCCCAAAACAAGAATCCAAAACTGACTCCTGTGTGTAGGACTAGTGTGGTTATGACATTGTCAATGGCgtggattttcttttattattttgattctcAATTCCTGGGATTGCGGTAAACTTAGGAGATGGTATTTCTTTGATACTTGATGCTTTGTCCATCTCTCTCCTCTAAAGGGGAAAAGGACACCTGAGGGCCAGCAGGGGGCAGGATCTTGGTTATTGATGGATTGAATTCTTGCTCAGGACCTCAGATGTCATTGCTTTTCcagatctttctctctctcctttgaaaTTCGTTTTATTAAACTCTAGTTGATTTAACATGTTGGATTAGttactgctgtacaacaaagtgattgaattatattctttttcgtcttttttttttcctggtctttttttttttttgtctctttaggaccgtacccacggtgtgtggtggttcccaggctaggagtcgaatcggaactagccgctggcctaccccacagcatcCCAgctgcccactgagcaaggccagggctcagatctgcgtcctcatggatactagttggattccttttccctgagccatgacgggaactcgtctttttcattgtttttttccatcGTGGTTGATTACAGGAGGTGGACTCTAGTTCCCTGAGCCAAATCTCTTAATAATGGAGTCTCACTCATGAAATAATGGGACGTGAATTTATgccttcggagttcccgtcatggcgcagtggaaacaaatctgactaggacccatgaggatgcgggctcaatccctggcctcacttggtgggctgaggatctggtgttgccatgggctgtggtgtaggtcgcagacgcggctcagttcctgggtgtggtgtaagccagtggctacagcttgtaatcaacccctagcctgggaacctccatatactgcgggtgcgtccctaaaaggcaaaaaaaaaaaaaaaaaaaaaaaaaaagaaatatatatgtgtatatatatatatgccttcactgtagatttttacttttttgggatTTATCTTTccaagaaattattattattactatttatttatttttaaggctgcacctgcagcacatggaatttcccaggctaggggtagaattagagctgtagccgcctgcctataccacagccacagcagcactgaatCCGAGCcccctctgtgacccacactgcgacttgtggcaacacccgatccttcacgccctgagtgaggccaaggatcgaacctgcatcctcgcagacagCATGTCggtttgttaacccactgagccccataggaactctgaaattacgatgtgtttttttggttggcCCATGGCACGCAGGTGTccacaggccaggggttgaacctgcactacagcagtgacctgagccagagcagtgacaaccccaggtcCTCAAagcactgaaccaccagggaatgccGATGATTACTTGTTAGGGCCATGGTTTACATGAGTCTTTTCTTATCATTAGAACACAGAGACCAGGCCCGAGCCCGTTCTCTGTAATTGGTTCTGTCTCAGAACTGTTTGTTCGGGTTTCACAAATGGGATTTTATCCTGGGGGAAGTCTCTAgtgtcgtcttttttttttttttttttttttttttggctttttgccttttctagggccgcttccgaggcctatggaggttcccaggctaggggtcgaatcggagctgcatccgctggcctacgccagagccacagcaacacgggatccgagcaacctacaccacagctcacggcaatgccggatccctaaccctctgagcaagggcagggatcgaaccctcaacctaatggttcctagtcagtttcattaaccactgcgccaccacgggaactcctctagtgtcgtcttttttcttttctttgtttttggccaccctgccgCCCATGAAGGTCCCGTGCCAGGAGTCAGATCGCAGCCACAGTTGCGGCAACACTGAATGGGCTGGTGATCAAAGCTTCCTTCTGGCGCCgcagagacgccactgatcccacGGCGCCACCGCAGGAAGCCCTAGTGTCTTCCTCTGCTGTTGGTTCTGCTTCCTCCGCGTTTCGTTCTCTGCTGGAGGCAGCGTGGATGACGGAAGGTCATGCCCTGGGAAGCCGGCCTGCTGCCTGTTGAGGGGCCGAACTGCCTTTGTTTCCTCCTGTGTCAGTCGGAGAAGCGATGGTTTTTTACCCCAGGggtttcttcctcctcctgtaaagagccagacagtagatattttgggttttgtgtgCAAGAGGGAAAATCTAGGGAAGCCCCAGAGAAGGGACTCCTACAATTTCTTTTAAAGCAATTCaaggtagttcccgttgtggctcagcaatgaagaacccaactagtatctgtgaggatgctgttgctgtgtccctggcctcgctcgatgggtgaaggatcttgcattgccgtgagctatggtgcaggttgtagatgtggcttggatcctgtgctgccgtggctgtgcaGCTGCAGAGCcagttcaaccccaagcctgggaacttccatatgccgtgggtatggccctaaaaagcaaaaaaaaaaaaaaaaaaaaaaaatcaaaatg
It encodes the following:
- the SNRNP25 gene encoding U11/U12 small nuclear ribonucleoprotein 25 kDa protein — translated: RRLRTPSVHCGRLAPKASFLIGPGGSPAPRPKAGPWVAFPAGSPGIPGPGRERRCGGGTRGLRGALEVAGASGRPEPQEDEEDEEEALPHSEAVDVFQEGLAMVVQDPLLCDLPIQVTLEEVNSQIALEYGQAMTVRVCKTDGEVMPVVVVQNATVLDLKKAIQRYVQLRQEREGGVQHISWSYVWRTYHLMAAGEKLTEDRKKLRDYGIRNRDEVSFIKKLRQK
- the POLR3K gene encoding DNA-directed RNA polymerase III subunit RPC10, translated to MGSSGRPEAPGVHGQGAAGSVGWAVVMLLFCPGCGNGLIVEEGQRCHRFACNTCPYVHNITRKVTNRKYPKLKEVDDVLGGAAAWENVDSTAEPCPKCEHPRAYFMQLQTRSADEPMTTFYKCCNAQCGHRWRD